In the genome of Leptospira licerasiae serovar Varillal str. VAR 010, one region contains:
- the tig gene encoding trigger factor, whose amino-acid sequence MEFKTKKNQNASVDLKLTFDKNDLEKAFEKTYKEKQKDLKIPGFRPGKAPIEMVKRHLGDSVANDAINLLLLETVSELSGKLEHKIVRFPKFTVEDYVPEKSLVATAVYDTDPEVSLGKYKKIKIKLPEVQVTEEDIIEELQFVRKQLARKLLREPGEGAESGDIVDMEFEVKEDGQEPKNAKNGSSDYKLGEANNLPGFDDNLYGIKTGETKNFFYTYPSDYPREDLAGKKMEFAMTLKAIYKEVLPELDDDLANEYDGSSSLQVLKDKIKSDLQKNYSEAVKSKKMEDIYKELVADSKFVFPESYITEESEHVYQNMMQDVLGRGQARIPKEQIPSIEKYAEMVKKPLEEVRDSFKTIAENRLKGYFSRQKLASAENIVLTEEDFDREISTLASRYGMSDADFKKELEKGKLLETYRDNFLAKKIDDTLFQLVEKKYNEKMSIRQLKEFLSNKETGEVWQ is encoded by the coding sequence ATGGAATTCAAGACAAAGAAAAATCAAAACGCATCCGTAGACCTTAAGTTAACCTTTGATAAGAACGATCTGGAAAAGGCGTTCGAAAAGACTTATAAAGAAAAACAAAAGGATCTCAAGATCCCGGGCTTCCGCCCCGGCAAGGCACCGATCGAAATGGTAAAACGCCATTTGGGAGACTCGGTAGCAAACGACGCAATCAATCTTCTACTATTAGAGACCGTTAGTGAGCTGTCCGGGAAATTGGAACACAAGATTGTCCGTTTCCCTAAATTTACCGTCGAGGACTATGTTCCCGAAAAAAGTTTAGTGGCAACCGCGGTCTATGATACTGATCCGGAAGTTTCCTTAGGAAAATACAAAAAGATCAAGATCAAACTTCCTGAAGTACAGGTGACTGAAGAGGATATCATCGAGGAACTCCAGTTTGTTCGTAAACAACTTGCCAGAAAACTTCTGAGAGAACCGGGCGAAGGAGCCGAGAGCGGCGATATCGTAGACATGGAATTCGAAGTGAAGGAAGACGGGCAGGAACCTAAGAACGCTAAAAACGGTTCAAGCGATTATAAATTAGGAGAAGCTAATAATCTTCCAGGTTTCGATGATAACCTATACGGAATCAAGACCGGAGAGACCAAAAACTTCTTCTATACTTATCCAAGCGATTATCCTAGAGAAGATCTGGCAGGAAAGAAGATGGAATTCGCCATGACCTTAAAGGCGATCTATAAAGAAGTCCTTCCTGAACTGGACGACGATCTAGCGAACGAATATGACGGCTCTTCTTCATTACAAGTCCTGAAAGATAAGATCAAATCCGATCTACAAAAAAATTATTCTGAAGCCGTAAAATCCAAGAAGATGGAAGATATTTACAAGGAGCTGGTCGCAGATTCCAAGTTTGTATTCCCTGAGTCCTACATTACCGAAGAATCCGAGCATGTGTATCAGAATATGATGCAGGACGTTTTAGGAAGAGGCCAGGCCAGAATCCCTAAAGAACAGATCCCGAGTATCGAAAAATACGCAGAAATGGTCAAAAAACCTTTGGAAGAAGTAAGGGATTCCTTTAAAACCATCGCCGAAAATAGACTGAAAGGATACTTCTCCAGACAGAAACTTGCTTCCGCCGAGAATATTGTTTTAACGGAAGAGGATTTCGACCGCGAAATCTCGACCCTTGCCTCAAGATATGGTATGTCTGACGCCGATTTTAAAAAAGAATTGGAAAAAGGTAAACTTCTGGAAACTTACCGGGACAATTTTTTAGCAAAAAAGATAGACGATACCCTCTTCCAGCTTGTAGAAAAGAAATACAACGAGAAGATGAGTATCCGTCAGCTAAAGGAATTCCTTTCTAATAAGGAAACTGGAGAAGTATGGCAATAA
- the clpP gene encoding ATP-dependent Clp endopeptidase proteolytic subunit ClpP, whose product MAIIPTVIEQTGRGEMRYDVFSRLLKDRIIFLGDAISDDYANVIIAQLLFLDAENPDRDIYLYLNSPGGYVSSGLAIYDTMQYIKADVRTLCIGQASSMAALLLAGGAKGKRSALPHSRIMMHQPTGGATGQASDIAIQAKEVLKLKQVLNGLYAKHTGKSVEEVQKDTERDLYMTPEEAQKYGIIDSVISIERQKN is encoded by the coding sequence ATGGCAATAATTCCCACAGTTATAGAGCAAACCGGTCGCGGAGAAATGCGGTATGACGTATTTTCCCGCCTCTTAAAGGACAGAATTATCTTTCTAGGTGACGCGATTTCGGATGATTACGCGAACGTAATCATCGCCCAACTACTGTTCCTGGACGCGGAAAACCCGGACAGAGACATCTATTTATACCTGAATTCCCCGGGCGGATACGTATCTTCCGGGCTTGCCATTTACGACACTATGCAGTATATTAAGGCGGACGTTCGTACACTTTGTATTGGTCAGGCTTCTTCTATGGCGGCGCTTCTTCTGGCAGGCGGGGCAAAGGGCAAAAGATCCGCTCTTCCTCATTCCAGAATTATGATGCACCAGCCAACCGGAGGAGCTACCGGCCAGGCTTCCGATATTGCTATCCAAGCAAAGGAAGTTCTGAAATTAAAGCAGGTGTTAAACGGTTTATACGCTAAACATACGGGCAAATCCGTGGAAGAAGTGCAAAAGGATACCGAAAGGGACCTTTACATGACTCCGGAAGAAGCCCAGAAATATGGGATCATCGATTCCGTAATTTCCATAGAGCGTCAAAAGAACTGA
- the clpX gene encoding ATP-dependent Clp protease ATP-binding subunit ClpX, which yields MAKKPTGTNNKQKLFCSFCGKEQDSVKRLVAGPGVYICDECISLCNEIIAEEPEQEKERTELLGEVPNPAAIKAILDQYVIGQDHAKKALSVAVYNHYKRIYLKDKKADIELEKSNILLIGPTGSGKTLLAQTLAKIIKVPFAIVDATALTEAGYVGEDVENIILKLIQNADNDIKKAEIGIIYIDEVDKIARKSDSASITRDVSGEGVQQALLKIIEGTVANVPPQGGRKHPHQEYLQVDTKNILFILGGAFVDLDNIIKTRTGVKTIGFGSDEKDGKILRDESKGEILARVIPEDLMKFGLIPEFIGRMPVIATLQDLSVEMLKRIFREPKNAILRQYTKILEMENVKLSFEEAAIDKIAQLAIERESGARGLRAIVENLMLDLMYEIPSRKDVEEVIITEDAVSGAKPPKLVLKKEPKIA from the coding sequence GTGGCAAAGAAACCGACCGGAACCAATAATAAACAAAAATTATTTTGTTCGTTCTGCGGAAAAGAACAAGACTCCGTAAAACGACTGGTTGCCGGTCCAGGTGTTTATATTTGCGACGAATGTATTTCTCTTTGCAATGAGATCATTGCGGAAGAACCAGAGCAAGAAAAAGAACGCACAGAACTATTGGGAGAAGTCCCGAATCCTGCAGCTATCAAAGCGATCCTAGATCAGTATGTAATCGGACAAGACCATGCTAAAAAAGCTTTGTCCGTTGCAGTCTATAACCATTATAAAAGAATTTATCTTAAAGACAAAAAAGCGGATATCGAATTAGAAAAATCGAATATTCTTCTGATCGGACCTACAGGTTCCGGAAAAACTTTGCTAGCTCAAACGCTTGCAAAGATCATAAAGGTCCCGTTTGCGATCGTAGACGCCACCGCACTTACCGAAGCTGGATACGTAGGAGAAGATGTCGAAAACATCATTCTAAAACTGATCCAAAACGCCGACAACGATATCAAAAAGGCCGAGATAGGGATCATCTACATAGACGAAGTGGATAAGATCGCTCGCAAATCTGACAGCGCTTCCATCACAAGGGACGTGAGCGGAGAAGGTGTGCAACAAGCTCTTTTAAAAATTATCGAAGGAACTGTTGCGAACGTTCCTCCTCAGGGCGGAAGAAAACACCCTCACCAGGAATATCTACAAGTAGATACCAAAAATATACTATTCATTCTTGGTGGAGCGTTCGTTGACCTGGATAATATCATCAAAACTAGAACCGGTGTAAAAACAATCGGATTCGGTAGCGATGAAAAAGACGGCAAAATATTAAGGGACGAGAGCAAAGGTGAGATCTTAGCTCGTGTAATCCCTGAAGACTTAATGAAGTTCGGACTAATTCCTGAGTTTATAGGCCGTATGCCTGTGATCGCTACTCTGCAAGATCTGAGTGTAGAAATGCTCAAACGTATTTTCAGAGAGCCTAAAAATGCAATTCTTCGCCAATACACTAAGATCCTAGAAATGGAAAATGTAAAACTTTCCTTTGAAGAGGCAGCCATCGACAAGATCGCTCAGCTTGCTATCGAAAGAGAGTCCGGTGCTCGAGGACTACGCGCTATCGTAGAAAATTTAATGCTGGATCTAATGTATGAAATTCCTTCACGCAAAGACGTGGAAGAAGTGATCATCACAGAAGACGCAGTTTCTGGGGCCAAACCTCCTAAATTAGTTCTGAAAAAAGAGCCCAAAATCGCTTAA
- a CDS encoding NAD(P)-dependent alcohol dehydrogenase, protein MIPVKGYAAAIAKAPLAPFQFDRREAKDEDVVIDIQYCGICHSDIHQARDEWGGSIFPMVPGHEITGVVSKVGSKVTKFKVGDKVGVGCFVDSCRECEHCKAGLEQFCETGMSATYNGREQDKKTPTYGGYSNKIVVDQNYVLKIPDNLPLDAAAPLLCAGITLYSPLVHWKAGPGKKVAIIGLGGLGHMGVKIAHALGAEVTVLSQSNKKEADAKRLGADHFYATSDKNIFNKLRGSFDLIINTVSMPLDWNAYLGLLRVDGSLVVVGVPEEQVPVGAFSLIMGRKSLAGSLIGGIKETQEMLDFCGKHNITSDIELIPIQKVNDAYERVVKSDVRYRFVIDIATLN, encoded by the coding sequence ATGATCCCAGTAAAAGGTTATGCTGCCGCTATTGCAAAAGCCCCTTTAGCACCTTTTCAATTCGATAGAAGAGAAGCAAAGGACGAAGATGTAGTCATCGATATACAATACTGCGGTATCTGTCATTCGGACATACACCAGGCAAGAGACGAATGGGGAGGATCCATCTTCCCAATGGTGCCGGGCCATGAGATCACCGGTGTTGTGTCAAAAGTCGGATCCAAGGTTACAAAGTTTAAAGTAGGAGATAAGGTAGGAGTCGGTTGTTTTGTAGACTCTTGTAGAGAATGTGAACATTGCAAAGCAGGTCTGGAACAATTCTGCGAAACAGGAATGAGCGCCACTTACAACGGAAGAGAACAGGACAAAAAGACCCCGACTTACGGAGGCTATTCCAACAAGATCGTAGTAGATCAGAATTATGTATTAAAAATTCCTGATAATCTTCCTTTGGATGCCGCGGCTCCTCTGCTTTGTGCCGGGATCACTCTGTATTCTCCTCTTGTTCATTGGAAAGCAGGTCCCGGTAAAAAAGTAGCGATCATCGGTCTTGGCGGTTTGGGCCATATGGGTGTAAAGATAGCTCACGCTCTCGGTGCAGAAGTTACGGTCCTAAGCCAATCCAACAAAAAAGAAGCGGATGCAAAACGCCTAGGTGCGGATCATTTCTATGCTACTTCCGATAAGAACATATTCAATAAGTTAAGAGGAAGTTTTGATCTGATTATCAATACTGTTTCTATGCCTTTGGATTGGAATGCGTATCTCGGCCTATTGAGAGTAGATGGTTCCTTAGTTGTGGTAGGTGTCCCCGAAGAACAAGTACCTGTCGGAGCCTTTTCTCTGATTATGGGTCGCAAAAGTCTTGCAGGTTCTCTGATTGGAGGCATCAAAGAAACCCAGGAAATGCTGGATTTCTGTGGGAAACACAATATCACAAGTGATATCGAACTCATTCCTATCCAAAAAGTAAATGATGCTTACGAAAGGGTCGTTAAAAGCGATGTACGTTATAGATTTGTGATAGATATCGCTACTCTGAATTAG
- the rktP gene encoding Arg-Lys translocation region protein phosphatase RktP, producing MFPNLRSKHKLAFASFTASFVLFLSFLLLDDFLFGEEIRKELRAFVWIRLGVGLFFSVILGILTYYLLSLSFKSLKSISQLLQNWSQDVYEDSGESEIEDELGELARHFRIALYQKKTKEETVSQESLNKKERELSDKIQKFFHKIRLHKIKNLDITVFPRSSDTGESDYANIIPTADGCFGVLAGFPNHGTIESSLKARIEGMISLAQETTGLRGEDLLYKIDRALRSTPISYLNLTLFYLETRNGEAGILQFQKLPALVHKEGKTNILPISKQVFYDFRSSTREVKKIQVRPGEYLVFLSDRLTELTSSAGVAPLLIQLQNWSSGREYKNSRELTLDFGRFLEMESGKKGLTKAAILTVGRVTD from the coding sequence TTGTTTCCGAATCTTCGATCCAAGCATAAATTAGCTTTCGCTTCTTTTACAGCTTCTTTCGTATTATTCTTATCCTTTCTACTTTTGGATGATTTCCTTTTTGGAGAAGAGATCAGAAAAGAATTAAGAGCGTTCGTTTGGATTCGTTTAGGAGTCGGACTTTTTTTCTCGGTCATACTAGGAATACTTACCTATTATCTTTTAAGCTTAAGTTTTAAATCTCTCAAATCAATTTCCCAACTTTTACAAAACTGGTCTCAGGATGTGTACGAAGATTCAGGAGAATCGGAAATAGAAGACGAACTAGGAGAACTTGCTAGACATTTCCGGATCGCTCTCTACCAGAAAAAGACCAAGGAAGAAACTGTTTCACAGGAATCCTTAAATAAAAAGGAAAGAGAACTTTCCGACAAGATCCAAAAATTTTTCCACAAGATCAGGCTTCATAAGATCAAAAATTTGGACATCACCGTTTTCCCACGTTCCTCAGATACTGGGGAATCGGATTACGCAAATATCATTCCGACTGCGGACGGCTGTTTTGGAGTATTGGCAGGTTTTCCGAATCACGGAACGATTGAATCTTCTCTAAAGGCAAGGATAGAAGGTATGATCTCCCTCGCGCAGGAAACCACAGGACTCAGAGGAGAAGATCTACTGTACAAAATAGATAGAGCTCTCAGGTCGACCCCAATCTCTTATTTGAATCTTACACTTTTCTATTTAGAAACAAGGAATGGAGAAGCGGGAATCTTGCAATTCCAAAAACTTCCGGCGCTCGTTCACAAAGAAGGTAAAACGAACATATTGCCGATCTCTAAACAAGTATTTTATGATTTTAGAAGTTCCACTCGAGAAGTAAAAAAGATTCAAGTCAGACCCGGAGAATATTTGGTATTCTTAAGCGACAGACTGACGGAACTTACAAGTTCTGCCGGCGTAGCCCCACTTCTGATCCAACTCCAAAACTGGAGTTCAGGCAGGGAATATAAGAACTCCAGAGAACTGACCCTGGACTTTGGAAGATTTTTGGAAATGGAATCCGGTAAAAAAGGGCTGACCAAAGCAGCAATCTTGACTGTGGGTCGAGTTACGGATTAG
- the tatC gene encoding twin-arginine translocase subunit TatC, with protein sequence MPSKKKNLSNTTQPTISAPEESLPHDREKFMTLGEHLEELRSVLIRSILVFTVFFVVALYFGEELHKIVIKPYKNILGESATFYQIKLMAPFMVYLRTGFMVSILITFPFALAFLWGFVSPALEPKTARLGKALIAFSTVLFWLGVWLCWAQAFESFLKIFLVTVRPLDIETRLPIDEYYDVFFNMHLIFGLSFQLPVIMVLLAAVGILKLSFLLKHWREAFIGIAFAAAVLSPGPDVISMLMLFVPLLVLFAISLVLIALIERK encoded by the coding sequence ATGCCTTCTAAAAAAAAGAATCTCTCTAACACTACCCAACCTACAATCTCAGCTCCCGAAGAAAGTCTTCCTCATGACAGAGAAAAATTTATGACTCTGGGAGAACATTTAGAGGAATTACGTTCTGTACTGATACGTTCCATTCTGGTGTTTACAGTGTTTTTTGTGGTAGCTTTGTATTTCGGAGAAGAGCTGCATAAGATAGTCATCAAACCGTACAAGAATATTTTGGGAGAATCTGCTACATTCTACCAGATAAAGCTCATGGCTCCTTTCATGGTTTATCTGAGAACGGGATTTATGGTCTCCATCTTGATCACATTTCCTTTCGCATTAGCTTTTTTATGGGGATTTGTTTCTCCCGCATTAGAACCTAAAACCGCAAGACTTGGAAAAGCGCTCATTGCATTCTCTACTGTTCTATTTTGGTTGGGAGTTTGGTTATGTTGGGCGCAAGCATTCGAAAGTTTTCTAAAAATATTCTTAGTTACCGTTCGACCACTGGATATAGAGACCAGGCTTCCCATAGACGAATACTACGACGTATTCTTTAACATGCATTTGATCTTCGGATTGTCGTTCCAACTTCCAGTGATCATGGTATTATTAGCTGCGGTTGGAATATTAAAACTTTCTTTTTTACTCAAACATTGGCGAGAAGCTTTCATAGGCATCGCATTTGCCGCGGCAGTTTTGTCTCCCGGACCGGATGTGATCTCAATGTTGATGTTATTCGTTCCGTTACTGGTATTATTTGCGATCTCTTTGGTACTCATCGCGCTTATAGAGAGGAAATGA
- a CDS encoding Sec-independent protein translocase subunit TatA/TatB, with translation MYAPLAFLNLGPWEIFFILGLALLLFGGKRLPSLAKDLGDGIRQFRKSLSGDSESESAKIQEPETKQPAAPASSPKKSKKSA, from the coding sequence ATGTACGCACCACTCGCATTTTTAAATTTAGGCCCTTGGGAAATCTTTTTCATACTAGGTTTAGCTCTCCTGCTATTCGGGGGCAAGCGACTTCCCTCTTTAGCTAAGGATTTAGGGGACGGAATCCGCCAATTCCGCAAATCTCTTTCAGGAGATTCTGAATCGGAATCAGCTAAAATCCAGGAACCGGAAACAAAACAACCGGCGGCTCCTGCTTCTTCTCCTAAAAAATCCAAAAAATCCGCTTAA
- the trxA gene encoding thioredoxin — protein MALTEINDSTFSSEINGGMVLVDCWAEWCGPCRMVSPVLEELSSEMNDILKIKKLNVDDNQDTAQKLNIQSLPTLLLFKDGQLVDKIIGALPKAQIKSFIERHK, from the coding sequence ATGGCATTGACCGAAATTAACGATTCAACTTTCAGTTCCGAGATCAACGGGGGCATGGTTCTAGTAGATTGCTGGGCCGAATGGTGCGGTCCTTGTAGAATGGTTTCCCCGGTTCTGGAAGAACTCTCGTCAGAGATGAATGATATCTTAAAAATTAAAAAATTAAACGTAGACGATAACCAGGACACGGCACAAAAATTAAATATCCAGTCCTTGCCGACACTTCTACTTTTTAAAGACGGACAATTGGTGGATAAGATTATAGGGGCCCTTCCTAAGGCGCAAATCAAAAGTTTCATCGAAAGACATAAATAA
- a CDS encoding cAMP/cGMP-dependent 3',5'-cyclic-AMP/GMP phosphodiesterase, translating to MLKEQTRGYIELPRGGYLVETSEGFFQIGSPPETIKDTMAEKKTPLVFILPNKFFHVEKGISTAELEFPIYFNFFLRQKKTTIICTSEQKDQLITVLKESLMGPEEINLESEYLDGAESFGFPDMKAEMGYFRGYKGLDDVVDFQVFDRDNMVNLGKVLVRKLPSGDFRITDGTKETEIPGEVGFNIKYEIGHRLKEPFQAPLLGITCLGPSHGFDPEDNTSGFIIWLNHQGIMVDPPVNSTEWLRMSNVNPKLINHVILTHCHADHDAGTFQKIMEETKITIHATATVMESFIRKYSALTKIPRKELLELFNFQQIIIGRPAMINGGEFNFHYALHSIPSVGFEFFFQDQSFVYTSDHLNEPEVHDKMYEKGVLPESRWKFLKEFPWDRRIIYHEAGIPPLHTRVSYLASLPSEIQEKITVYHIARTDMPADTKLKLARFGIENTVYPEITPPKHMEAYNLLDILSQIDIFSGFPIEKAKEFLLIVREEKYKRGDQIIKKGTPGDKFYIIASGNVKFEGLLGDSDIAPIKRYGQYEYFGEASLVLDLPRAADVFAETDVVALTIEKNKFLQFIRNTDLRQNLIRLNSIRDSNSWKTLLDSRHFKGLTSHQVTQLEMIMRLSKVNKGSVLITEKAFYHEAYIIRHGKVSVYQHGKKLAELTDGDFVGEIYSISKKLVSNYTFQAESETELFSISQNELIQYIKRNPGVYMRMNTVY from the coding sequence ATGCTAAAAGAACAAACCAGGGGATACATAGAACTTCCTAGAGGGGGTTATTTAGTCGAAACGAGCGAAGGCTTCTTTCAGATCGGCTCTCCTCCCGAAACCATCAAAGATACGATGGCCGAAAAAAAGACTCCCCTGGTATTTATACTTCCTAATAAATTTTTCCACGTAGAAAAGGGGATCAGCACCGCAGAGCTTGAATTCCCGATTTACTTTAATTTCTTCCTAAGACAAAAAAAAACCACGATCATCTGTACTTCCGAGCAGAAAGATCAGCTAATTACCGTACTTAAAGAATCCTTAATGGGTCCAGAAGAGATCAATTTAGAATCGGAGTATCTGGACGGAGCGGAATCTTTCGGGTTCCCGGATATGAAAGCGGAGATGGGTTATTTCAGAGGTTACAAGGGACTAGACGATGTGGTCGACTTCCAAGTATTCGATAGAGATAATATGGTCAACCTGGGAAAGGTTTTGGTACGTAAACTTCCTTCCGGTGACTTTAGGATCACCGACGGGACCAAAGAGACAGAGATCCCTGGAGAAGTTGGATTTAATATTAAATATGAGATCGGTCATAGACTAAAGGAACCATTCCAGGCTCCTTTACTTGGGATTACATGTCTTGGACCTTCTCACGGATTTGATCCTGAGGATAACACTTCCGGATTTATTATTTGGCTGAACCACCAAGGTATCATGGTAGATCCTCCTGTGAATTCCACAGAGTGGCTTAGGATGTCTAACGTAAATCCTAAGTTGATCAACCACGTTATTCTTACTCACTGCCACGCGGATCATGACGCGGGTACCTTCCAAAAAATTATGGAAGAGACCAAAATCACAATTCACGCAACCGCAACGGTGATGGAAAGTTTTATCCGAAAATATTCGGCGCTTACTAAGATCCCTCGTAAGGAATTGTTGGAACTTTTCAATTTCCAACAAATCATCATAGGAAGACCTGCGATGATCAACGGGGGAGAATTCAATTTTCATTATGCATTACATTCTATTCCTTCCGTAGGATTCGAGTTCTTCTTCCAAGACCAATCCTTTGTGTATACTTCGGATCATTTGAACGAGCCCGAAGTTCACGACAAAATGTATGAGAAGGGAGTTCTTCCCGAATCTCGCTGGAAATTCTTAAAAGAATTCCCTTGGGACAGAAGGATTATTTATCATGAAGCGGGGATTCCTCCTCTTCATACTAGAGTCAGTTATTTGGCGAGTTTACCTTCCGAGATCCAGGAAAAGATCACGGTATATCATATCGCAAGAACGGATATGCCTGCAGATACCAAACTGAAACTGGCCCGTTTCGGAATAGAGAACACGGTTTATCCGGAAATCACTCCTCCTAAGCATATGGAGGCTTATAATCTTTTAGATATCTTAAGCCAAATCGATATTTTCAGCGGTTTCCCGATAGAGAAGGCGAAGGAATTCCTACTGATCGTCCGCGAGGAAAAATACAAACGTGGAGATCAGATCATTAAGAAGGGAACTCCGGGAGATAAATTCTATATCATCGCTTCCGGGAACGTAAAATTCGAAGGTCTTTTAGGAGACTCCGATATAGCGCCCATTAAACGATACGGGCAATATGAGTATTTCGGCGAGGCTTCTTTGGTTCTAGATTTGCCAAGAGCAGCCGACGTTTTTGCGGAAACGGATGTAGTAGCTCTTACGATAGAGAAAAATAAGTTCTTACAGTTTATCAGAAATACTGACCTAAGACAAAACTTAATACGACTGAACAGCATTCGTGATAGTAACTCTTGGAAAACACTGTTAGATTCACGCCATTTTAAAGGACTTACAAGTCATCAAGTCACCCAATTAGAAATGATCATGAGACTTTCCAAGGTGAACAAAGGTTCAGTGCTTATCACGGAAAAAGCGTTTTACCACGAGGCATATATTATTCGTCATGGAAAAGTAAGCGTATATCAACACGGCAAAAAATTGGCCGAGCTGACAGACGGAGATTTCGTGGGAGAGATTTACTCTATATCCAAAAAACTGGTGTCCAATTACACGTTCCAAGCAGAATCAGAAACGGAATTGTTCTCTATTTCTCAGAACGAACTCATCCAGTACATTAAACGAAATCCCGGTGTTTACATGAGAATGAATACCGTCTATTGA
- a CDS encoding acyl-CoA dehydrogenase family protein, whose amino-acid sequence MERVLQFTEEHEAFRDMARKFFETEVAPYHHEWEKVGMVPKELWKKAGASGLLCPDVPEEYGGSGADFLYNVVVIEESSRSGNSGFFVSLHNDVIAPYISAYANDEQKKRWLPGCCSGDSILAVAMTEPGAGSDLKNIRTIAVDKGDHYIVNGQKTFISNGQLANLVITAVKHENGTISLVMIEEGMKGFERGRNLEKIGLKAQDTSELYFNDVVVPKENVIGKDGQGFRYLMMKLAQERLVLAIAAVEATALVQRMTLKYIKERMAFGKKIGSFQHIKFQMAEMATELEMCRTFVDKVVSEHIAGKKLTVEASMAKYYSTEMQKRHTDLCLQFFGGYGYMMEYPIARAYLDARIQTIYAGTTEIMKEIIGGSLGL is encoded by the coding sequence ATGGAAAGAGTCCTACAATTTACCGAAGAGCATGAAGCTTTTCGTGATATGGCACGCAAGTTTTTCGAAACTGAAGTAGCTCCTTATCATCATGAATGGGAAAAAGTCGGAATGGTTCCGAAAGAACTTTGGAAAAAGGCCGGAGCGAGCGGATTACTTTGCCCGGACGTTCCGGAAGAATACGGCGGATCAGGCGCCGATTTCCTATATAACGTTGTTGTAATAGAAGAATCTTCCAGATCCGGGAACAGCGGATTTTTCGTTTCCCTTCACAACGATGTGATCGCACCTTATATCAGCGCTTACGCAAACGATGAACAAAAGAAGAGATGGTTGCCTGGTTGTTGCAGCGGAGACAGCATTTTAGCGGTCGCTATGACCGAACCTGGAGCAGGTTCCGATCTCAAAAATATCAGAACTATCGCCGTGGACAAGGGAGACCATTATATTGTCAACGGTCAGAAAACATTTATTTCCAATGGACAGCTCGCAAATTTAGTAATTACCGCCGTGAAACATGAAAACGGTACAATTTCACTTGTTATGATAGAAGAGGGGATGAAAGGTTTCGAAAGAGGCCGTAATCTCGAGAAGATCGGACTAAAAGCTCAGGATACCTCGGAATTATACTTCAACGACGTAGTAGTTCCCAAAGAGAACGTAATCGGAAAAGACGGACAAGGTTTCCGTTATTTGATGATGAAACTCGCGCAAGAGCGTCTCGTACTAGCGATTGCAGCGGTAGAAGCCACTGCACTTGTTCAGAGAATGACTCTAAAATATATTAAAGAGAGGATGGCTTTCGGGAAAAAGATCGGAAGTTTTCAACACATCAAATTTCAAATGGCGGAGATGGCTACGGAACTTGAAATGTGCCGTACCTTCGTCGACAAAGTGGTTTCGGAGCATATTGCTGGAAAAAAATTAACTGTAGAGGCTTCTATGGCTAAGTATTATTCCACAGAGATGCAAAAACGTCATACAGACCTTTGTCTCCAGTTCTTTGGAGGATACGGTTATATGATGGAATACCCGATCGCAAGAGCGTATTTGGATGCAAGGATCCAGACGATCTATGCGGGAACCACCGAAATCATGAAAGAAATTATTGGTGGAAGTTTAGGACTCTGA